One part of the Vitis riparia cultivar Riparia Gloire de Montpellier isolate 1030 chromosome 6, EGFV_Vit.rip_1.0, whole genome shotgun sequence genome encodes these proteins:
- the LOC117916243 gene encoding uncharacterized protein LOC117916243: MVRERVNSIRPGITGGSPHPIDGTITFPPVDPTRILRPHRDALILSLGIDKFDVRRILVDPGSSADLVQASVVSHMGHNLVGLENPGRIMSGFNGASTISLGDIVLPVQAGPVTLNVQFSVVQDLSPFNIILGRT, encoded by the coding sequence ATGGTGCGTGAGCGCGTCAACTCCATCCGACCTGGGATAACCGGAGGAAGCCCTCACCCCATAGACGGAACAATCACTTTTCCACCAGTAGACCCCACACGGATATTACGTCCGCACCGCGACGCCCTCATTCTATCCTTAGGGATAGACAAATTCGATGTAAGACGCATCTTAGTTGACCCAGGCAGCTCAGCTGACCTGGTACAAGCATCAGTCGTAAGCCACATGGGACATAATTTAGTCGGTCTCGAAAACCCTGGGAGAATCATGTCCGGATTCAACGGGGCATCAACTATTTCCTTAGGAGATATTGTGCTACCAGTTCAAGCTGGCCCAGTCACTCTCAACGTCCAATTTTCAGTGGTACAAGATTTGTCACCCTTCAATATTATCTTGGGGCGCACATGA